The Camelina sativa cultivar DH55 chromosome 16, Cs, whole genome shotgun sequence sequence TGATGGATATTCTGTTGCAGTTATCCAGTGAAAGGGAGCGTATACAAGAGCAGGTAATTTCAGCTATGcacataattattttctttagagGGACACAAAAGCATATCCTTGTTGACacattgatgtttgttttccctCAGCTGTATTCTTTGGCAAAGGAAAACAAAGTACTGAGAGTGAACCAATGCTCAAATACATACCAAAGAAATGGATCTTATGCTGGGGACAAAGAGCTGCTGTTTCAAGGAGATGGTCATGGAATAGAGGCACTTTCTGAAAGTCTGCAGGCAGGTATTCAGTTTGTTGCTTCTGAAAAATGATATGATACAACCAAAATATAGATCATAGAACCTCTCttgttattaatattattatgcaTGCCGTCTTTGCTCTGATTGCAAAAGGAGGAtgagagaaaaaggaaagaaccAGAGAACCAGTCTATGTTTAGCACGGTCATGAAGATCAGAAGGGCAAGAAACTTGGAGCCCCCAATACCAGCTTTAGCcttacttgttgttgttgtgctgtTTTGTTCGTTCTTTGGTTATCTTCAGTGGGAAATCTGTTAGCAAATTCGCCAGTTGTACATTGTGTTGTAAATACTCATTTATCTTGTATTTATTACAAGCGATGTGTCTCAAGTTTTAATTTACTTCCCTctataaaaaaaccaaatgataAAGTGAATTCTTAAAATGGAGAGAGATCTCACAAGTTGGACTAAAACAATGTGTAATCAGAAAGAATCTGACTAAACTTGGTAAAACCTTCACGCAAAAGATTTGTTGCCATTTAACTTCCTTCTATATATAGCTATAGAAAGGAGTCAGTCTGAATCATCTCTTCATCACTTgtacaacaaaaaagaaacaagaaaaggtTTTGAGGTAACAAATTTGCAATGGAGAAAATGTCTCTCAAGCTCGTCTTCCTGTTCTCCCTCACAGTTGTAGCATTTTGTAATGTTTCCTTCTATGATAACTTCTTATGTGTTATATGATTATTTGCTTCGGTTATGTTTTGACGTTTTGTTTTAAGGTTTGTCTATGGGTGACGCGAGAGAGATGGCAGTGTACTGCATCGGAGGCAAATGTCCTGAAGCAC is a genomic window containing:
- the LOC109129645 gene encoding putative defensin-like protein 263, translating into MEKMSLKLVFLFSLTVVAFCLSMGDAREMAVYCIGGKCPEAQTMDTYETNVSCRRDNECIKYCPKGCKIVNCNFGTCFCEC